One window of the Hippocampus zosterae strain Florida chromosome 8, ASM2543408v3, whole genome shotgun sequence genome contains the following:
- the hykk.2 gene encoding hydroxylysine kinase encodes MSANHDKPNISHSQAVDIVKKYYNLTTSQLHCLPSYDDQNFCIATVEGGKYVLKIMNSVHTKNPTVIELQTYAMNFLHENGLPTQTTRKTTMGQDMFLEGIDCGYGLQKYLVRLLTYLPGVPISEVPLSPQLLYEVGRTAARMDNALNEMEHPQLSVLQREGFIWSLSNIPLLENYMKVLEGQPLLGVVMSVFHQYKTAVAPKSTSFRTCLIHGDFNDLNLLVQDDESNGYKISGIIDFGDLNFGCYVYELAITITYMMLEHPNPIEVGGHILAGWESVFPLNAAERDCLFWLVLSRLCQSIVMAHHSVTLQPENEEYLMITSKKGIPILHMLFEMGKEQVEKVWFQSAARFKDRT; translated from the exons ATGTCAGCGAACCATGACAAGCCCAACATCAGTCACTCTCAGGCAGTAGACATTGTAAAGAAATACTACAACCTGACAACCTCTCAACTCCACTGTCTGCCCAGCTACGATGACCAGAACTTCTGTATTGCGACTGTCGAAGGTGGCAAGTATGTGCTGAAGATTATGAACTCAGTGCACACAAAGAACCCAACTGTGATAGAACTACAGACATATGCAATGAACTTTCTGCACGAAAATGGACTTCCTACGCAAACAACCCGGAAAACAACCATGGGACAAGACATGTTTCTCGAAGGCATTG ATTGTGGCTACGGTTTACAGAAGTACCTGGTGCGCCTGTTGACTTATTTGCCAGGAGTCCCTATTTCCGAGGTGCCTTTATCACCACAGCTACTTTATGAAGTAGGCCGGACAGCAGCCAGAATGGACAACGCCCTCAATGAG ATGGAACATCCTCAACTTAGTGTGCTGCAGAGGGAAGGATTCATATGGAGTTTGTCAAATATTCCCCTTCTGGAGAACTACATGAAAGTGCTCGAGGGACAACCTCTCCTGGGGGTTGTCATGTCTGTCTTCCATCAGTACAAAACTGCCGTGGCCCCCAAATCCACCAGTTTTCGCACCT GCCTCATTCATGGAGACTTCAATGATCTCAATTTGCTGGTGCAAGATGATGAAAGCAACGGCTACAAGATTTCTGGGATCATCGACTTTGGGGACTTGAACTTTGGTTGCTATGTCTATGAGCTCGCCATCACCATCACATATATGATGCTGGAACACCCCAACCCCATTGAAGTGGGTGGACATATCCTAGCCGGCTGGGAAAGTGTTTTTCCCCTCAACGCGGCGGAGAGAGACTGTCTCTTTTGGTTGGTGCTGTCACGCCTGTGCCAGTCAATAGTGATGGCTCATCATTCGGTGACTTTGCAACCTGAAAATGAAGAGTATCTGATGATTACATCCAAGAAAGGCATTCCAATTTTACACATGCTCTTTGAGATGGGAAAGGAGCAAGTGGAGAAAGTGTGGTTCCAAAGTGCTGCTCGGTTCAAAGATAGAACATGA
- the nmur1a gene encoding neuromedin-U receptor 1, with translation MTLDINGSYMHAENTNLTLEEFLEKYMGPRRSPMLLPIFINYLIIFLVGVFGNVLTCTVIARNKVMWTPTNYYLFSLSVSDLLVLLLGMPLELYELWQNYPFLFGKGGCYFKIFLFETVCLASILNVTALSVERYIAVVHPLRAKYVVTRTHARRVILTVWGISVLCALPNTSLHGISFLTSNSTSPDGPHKVKISDSAMCTLVKPQWIYNLIIQVTTLLFFFLPMLTISVLYTLIGLQLKQERMHQTMEAKSGTGQDSFCSVRTQQQKARRRQVTKMLFVLVVVFGICWAPFHTDRLVWSFITEWTDSRQQIFEYVHILSGVFFYLSSAVNPILYNLMSTRFREMFKDAMCHRPHNAIPRNYSSSVTRVTLRSTLNEVPLSSGANAAKGKAEDGEQVVKKDATFTC, from the exons ATGACTCTTGACATCAATGGTAGTTACATGCATGCGGAGAACACAAATTTGACACTAGAAGAGTTTCTGGAGAAATATATGGGACCCCGTCGCTCACCCATGTTGCTCCCCATCTTCATCAATTACCTGATCATATTTTTAGTTGGCGTCTTTGGCAACGTGCTGACTTGCACAGTCATCGCCCGCAACAAGGTGATGTGGACGCCAACAAACTACTACTTGTTCAGCCTTTCCGTGTCAGACCTGCTTGTGCTCCTTCTGGGCATGCCACTGGAGCTGTACGAGCTGTGGCAGAACTACCCTTTCCTCTTTGGGAAGGGAGGCTGCTACTTTAAGATTTTCCTATTTGAGACGGTCTGCTTGGCATCCATCCTCaatgtgacagcactgagcGTGGAGCGCTACATCGCCGTTGTGCATCCGCTACGGGCCAAATACGTAGTGACGCGCACCCATGCCAGGCGGGTCATCCTCACGGTGTGGGGTATATCAGTGTTGTGTGCTCTTCCCAACACAAGTCTGCATGGGATTTCCTTCCTGACGAGTAACTCCACCAGTCCTGACGGGCCACACAAAGTGAAGATCTCAGATTCAGCCATGTGTACCCTGGTGAAGCCTCAGTGGATATATAACCTGATCATCCAAGTGACgaccttgttattttttttcttgcccatGCTCACCATTAGTGTTTTATACACGCTTATTGGGCTGCAGCTCAAACAGGAGAGGATGCACCAAACGATGGAAGCAAAGTCAGGCACTGGTCAGGACAGCTTCTGCAGCGTCCGCACTCAACAACAAAAGGCCAGACGACGGCAGGTCACCAAAATGTTAT TTGTTTTAGTGGTGGTTTTTGGGATCTGCTGGGCTCCGTTCCACACTGACCGCCTCGTATGGAGTTTCATCACCGAGTGGACCGACAGCCGTCAGCAAATCTTCGAGTATGTGCACATCCTCTCTGGAGTGTTCTTCTACCTCAGCTCAGCGGTCAACCCAATCTTGTACAACCTTATGTCCACCCGCTTTCGAGAAATGTTCAAAGATGCCATGTGCCATCGGCCGCACAACGCCATCCCTCGAAATTATTCCTCAAGTGTCACTCGAGTGACGCTCCGCAGTACCCTGAATGAAGTGCCGCTCAGCAGTGGAGCGAATGCAGCGAAAGGAAAGGCAGAGGATGGAGAGCAGGTGGTGAAAAAAGATGCCACTTTCACATGTTAA